One Vigna unguiculata cultivar IT97K-499-35 chromosome 11, ASM411807v1, whole genome shotgun sequence DNA window includes the following coding sequences:
- the LOC114170258 gene encoding uncharacterized protein LOC114170258 — MGPRPPPPPPTTDNPNLVNALEAMVVAMQQQNANICEICKGGRILATLARKLVNVRAAGRVYALTGAEVASSGNLIVGSCVIAGMSLCVLYDSGATHSFESESRVQELGLPVKELQYDLTVSTPASGLVKTSTLCARCPIVIEGRRFKVNLVCLPLKDLDVILGMDWLSANHILIDCNETKLLFPNPKDEKLLSSQQIAREAKEGSQCFLILTQLSIEERDVYAKIPVVEEFADVFPEDVLRLPPKRQVEFSIDLVPEAGPISISPYRQLQGAIVFSKIDLRSGYHLILVKSDDVQKTAFRSRYGHYEYVVMLFGVTNAPALFMDFMNKIFRPFLDKFVVVFIDDILIYSKTQEDHIEHLRTILSILREKKSYAKLSKCDFWMKEVQFLGHVISALGIAVDPSKVEAVLQWERPKSVMEIRSFVGLAGLGCVLMQEKKVVAYASRKLKVQEKNYLTHDLELAVVVCRDVNGAGKANVVVDALSRKRMHASAMMIKEGELVEKFRDMQLHVSLGKEVIKCSHLTITSDFLELVKEKKLSDSKIQKIVNLLGSEKAKDFVMGVDEKAKVEHQKPEGMLHQLEIPVWKWDNIAMDFVTHLPRSVRNHDAIWVIVDRLTKSAHFLVVNLRMLMDKLAQLYIREIVRLHGVPSSIMSDRDSIFTSRFWQTLQNALGSRLTTSSAYHPQTDEQSERTIQSLEDLLRTCVLDHMGGWDEVLPLVEFTYNNSYHASIGMTPYEALDGRRCRTPLCWYQEGEAVLLGPKLLKQTSEKVSKIRDRMMKASLSRQKSYADRRRRPLEFSTGDHVFLRVTPTTSVGRAIRSRKLSPKFIGPYQVLKRIGPVAYEIVLPPQLANLHSVFHVSQLRKYVLDASHVLEMEDFPIREDLTVDVQLVAIEDHQRKQLKGRTISLVKVVWNRRTGDSIWELEEDMRQSYPHLFSGKIYYS, encoded by the exons ATGGGACCAAGGCCTCCACCTCCTCCACCAACTACGGATAACCCCAATCTTGTTAATGCTTTGGAAGCTATGGTTGTAGCTATGCAACAACAGAATGCAAACATT TGTGAGATATGCAAAGGAGGTAGAATTCTTGCAACTCTTGCAAGGAAACTTGTCAATGTCAGG GCTGCGGGTAGAGTATATGCTTTGACGGGGGCAGAAGTTGCAAGTTCAGGTAATCTTATTGTTGGCTCATGTGTGATTGCTGGTATGAGTTTGTGTGttctatatgattctggagcaaCACATTCCTTTGAGTCAGAATCTAGAGTTCAAGAGTTGGGTTTGCCAGTTAAGGAGCTACAGTATGATCTGACTGTATCCACTCCAGCGTCGGGTTTAGTCAAGACATCTACCTTATGTGCTAGATGCCCCATTGTGATTGAGGGACGTCGATTCAAGGTAAATCTGGTGTGTTTACCCTTGAAAGACTTGGATGTAATCTTAGGAATGGATTGGTTATCTGCCAACCACATTCTTATAGATTGCAATGAGACAAAGTTGTTGTTTCCTAATCCTAAGGATGAGAAGTTGTTGTCTTCACAACAAATTGCCAGAGAAGCTAAAGAAGGGTCTCAATGTTTTCTTATTCTGACTCAACTATCAATTGAGGAAAGAGATGTGTATGCCAAGATACCAGTTGTAGAGGAGTTTGCTGATGTTTTTCCCGAAGATGTACTAAGATTGCCTCCGAAGAGGCAAGTAGAGTTTTCTATTGATTTGGTGCCTGAAGCAGGACCAATATCAATATCTCCATATC GACAGTTACAGGGGGCTATTGTTTTCTCTAAAATAGATCTGAGATCGGGTTATCACCTAATTCTGGTCAAGtctgatgatgtgcagaagacggccTTCAGGTCTAGATACGGGCATTATGAATATGTAGTTATGCTTTTTGGTGTGACAAACGCCCCTGCTCTGTTTATGGATTTcatgaacaaaattttcagGCCTTTTCTTGACAAGTTTGTGGTGGTCTTCATTGATGATATCTTGATCTATTCTAAGACTCAAGAAGATCATATAGAACATCTGAGGACAATTCTAAGTATTTTGAGAGAAAAGAAGTCATATGCCAAACTGTCTAAATGTGATTTTTGGATGAAAGAGGTTCAATTCTTGGGGCATGTAATATCGGCGCTTGGTATTGCTGTGGACCCTTCTAAAGTAGAAGCCGTGTTACAGTGGGAACGCCCGAAATCCGTCATGGAGATAAGAAGCTTTGTGGGGTTGGCAG GATTGGGATGCGTGTtaatgcaagagaagaaagtaGTGGCATATGCTTCTAGGAAATTGAAGGTTCAGGAGAAAAACTATCTTACTCATGACTTAGAGTTAGCAGTAGTGGTGTGTAgagatgtcaacggggcgg GAAAAGCCAATGTGGTGGTTGATGCTTTAAGCAGGAAAAGAATGCATGCTTCTGCTATGATGATAAAGGAGGGTGAGTTGGTGGAGAAATTTAGAGACATGCAGTTACATGTGTCATTGGGGAAGGAAGTCATCAAATGTAGTCACTTGACTATAACTAGTGATTTTCTTGAGTTAGTAAAAGAAAAGAAGCTGTCAGattctaaaatacaaaaaatagtgAATTTGCTCGGGTCTGAAAAAGCTAAAGACTTTGTGATGGGAGTAGATGAG AAAGCAAAGGTGGAACACCAAAAACCGGAAGGGATGTTGCATCAGTTGGAAATACCAGTTTGGAAGTGGGACAACATTGCTATGGATTTTGTCACCCACCTGCCACGATCCGTTCGGAATCATGATGCTATTTGGGTGATAGTAGATCGGCTGACTAAAAGTGCCCACTTTCTAGTAGTTAACTTGAGGATGCTAATGGATAAACTGGCACAGTTGTATATCAGAGAAATAGTGAGGCTACATGGTGTACCTTCGAGTATAATGTCAGATAGAGACTCTATATTTACTTCTAGATTTTGGCAAACTTTGCAAAATGCCTTGGGTAGTAGACTAACCACGAGTTCTGCTTACCACCCTCAGACTGATGAGCAATCTGAGAGAACAATACAATCACTAGAGGATCTACTAAGGACTTGCGTGCTAGACCATATGGGAGGATGGGATGAAGTATTGCCTCTAGTAGAATTTACATACAATAATAGCTACCATGCAAGTATCGGTATGACGCCTTATGAGGCTCTCGATGGTAGGAGATGCAGAACTCCGTTATGCTGGTATCAGGAAGGTGAGGCAGTGTTGTTGGGACCGAAATTGTTGAAGCAAACCTCAGAAAAAGTATCCAAAATAAGAGACAGGATGATGAAAGCCTCATTGAGCAGACAAAAGTCGTATGCGGATCGAAGAAGAAGACCTTTAGAGTTTTCAACAGGGGACCATGTTTTCTTGAGAGTAACTCCAACCACTAGTGTGGGAAGGGCTATTCGTTCAAGAAAACTCTCTCCTAAGTTTATTGGCCCATATCAAGTACTAAAGAGAATTGGACCAGTGGCGTATGAGATCGTCTTACCCCCTCAACTAGCTAATCTTCATTCTGTATTCCATGTTTCTCAACTGAGAAAGTACGTGCTTGATGCATCACATGTGTTGGAAATGGAAGATTTTCCAATCAGAGAAGATCTCACCGTGGATGTGCAACTTGTTGCAATAGAGGATCACCAGAGGAAACAACTTAAGGGGAGAACCATCAGTTTAGTCAAGGTTGTGTGGAATAGGAGAACAGGTGACTCTATTTGGGAATTAGAAGAGGATATGAGACAATCTTATCCACATCTATTCTCTGGTAAGatatattatagttag